The following are encoded together in the Nocardioides sp. Arc9.136 genome:
- a CDS encoding DUF58 domain-containing protein produces MREALAGLTVRGRAFVAAGVTAIVCAVVLGQPALNRVGVLVLALPLLTAAVLSRSRYKLALVRTVAPQVVGAGQPARVSLTLTNEGRAPSGLLLLEDQVPYVLGSRPRFVLEGISHGWKRQVAYQVRSDVRGRFELGPMSVRVADPFGLVELGRAFQTTAALTVTPRTVVLPSIPLGGGWTGAGDNRPRAFATGSAEDVTVREYRRGDDLRRVHWRSSARTGELMVRREEQPWQSRATLFIDNRAGVHRGQGVASSIEAAVSAAASIAVHLCRRGFAVRLVTAAGEDHGSAWHQRDADVGEGPLLEALAVLRPIATPRLDGSWLGEQGHGGLTVAVLGAVGAVDVPVLRRMRNHAGAGLAVAVDVDAWAAAGGRATAGPGDRSSAPGASVPVLVQQGWRATALGPRDRLESVWQELGSAAGQGSAVRGPDTVPHVAAHEATASQAAAQEVVG; encoded by the coding sequence GTGCGTGAGGCGCTCGCCGGCCTGACCGTCCGCGGCCGGGCCTTCGTGGCCGCCGGGGTGACCGCCATCGTGTGCGCCGTCGTGCTGGGGCAGCCGGCCCTGAACCGGGTGGGCGTGCTCGTGCTGGCCCTGCCCCTGCTGACCGCCGCCGTGCTGTCCCGCAGCCGCTACAAGCTGGCACTGGTGCGCACCGTCGCCCCCCAGGTGGTCGGCGCCGGCCAGCCGGCCCGGGTCAGCCTGACGCTGACCAACGAGGGCCGCGCCCCCAGCGGTCTGCTGCTCCTCGAGGACCAGGTCCCCTACGTGCTGGGCTCCCGCCCCCGCTTCGTGCTCGAGGGCATCTCCCACGGGTGGAAGCGGCAGGTCGCCTACCAGGTGCGCTCGGACGTGCGCGGTCGCTTCGAGCTGGGGCCGATGTCGGTCCGGGTGGCCGACCCGTTCGGCCTCGTCGAGCTCGGCCGGGCGTTCCAGACCACCGCGGCGCTCACGGTCACCCCCCGCACCGTCGTGCTGCCCTCGATCCCGCTGGGGGGCGGCTGGACCGGCGCCGGCGACAACCGCCCCCGCGCGTTCGCGACCGGCTCCGCCGAGGACGTCACGGTCCGCGAGTACCGCCGGGGCGACGACCTGCGCCGGGTGCACTGGCGCAGCTCGGCCCGTACCGGGGAGCTGATGGTGCGCCGCGAGGAGCAGCCCTGGCAGTCCCGGGCGACCCTGTTCATCGACAACCGCGCCGGCGTGCACCGCGGCCAGGGCGTCGCCTCCTCCATCGAGGCGGCCGTCTCGGCCGCGGCGTCGATCGCGGTCCACCTGTGCCGGCGCGGCTTCGCCGTCCGCCTCGTCACGGCGGCCGGTGAGGACCACGGCAGCGCGTGGCACCAGCGCGACGCCGACGTCGGCGAGGGCCCGCTGCTCGAGGCGCTCGCCGTGCTGCGGCCGATCGCGACGCCCCGCCTCGACGGGTCCTGGCTCGGCGAGCAGGGTCACGGCGGGCTGACCGTCGCCGTGCTCGGCGCGGTGGGGGCGGTGGACGTGCCCGTGCTGCGCAGGATGCGCAACCACGCCGGGGCCGGGCTCGCGGTGGCCGTCGACGTGGACGCCTGGGCCGCCGCCGGTGGTCGGGCGACCGCCGGTCCCGGGGACCGGTCCAGTGCTCCCGGGGCGTCGGTCCCCGTGCTGGTGCAGCAGGGCTGGCGCGCGACCGCGCTCGGCCCGCGGGACCGGCTCGAGTCGGTCTGGCAGGAGCTGGGCTCGGCCGCCGGCCAGGGCTCGGCCGTCCGGGGACCCGACACCGTCCCCCACGTCGCGGCCCACGAGGCCACGGCGTCGCAGGCAGCCGCCCAGGAGGTCGTCGGATGA
- a CDS encoding MoxR family ATPase, producing MGTPTAGGADLETLAHVVTRIRSNIERVIEGKPDVVSSSLVVLLAEGHLLIEDVPGVGKTMLSKALARSIDSTVRRIQFTPDLLPSDVTGVSVFNQDTREFEFRPGGIFANIVVGDEINRASPKTQSALLECMEERQVTVDGTTYQLDTPFMVIATQNPIEMEGTYALPEAQRDRFMARVSVGYPVEAAEIAMIASHTGASPLEDLEPVTDAAEIRKLTAIVGQVHVSDAVQRYVVALTGATRRTSDLTLGASPRATLHLVRAAKAYAAMHGRDYVLPDDVVALARPVLAHRLLPSVEAAMSGRSTSTVLEGVLASVPVPDGHRT from the coding sequence GTGGGTACTCCGACGGCGGGAGGCGCGGACCTCGAGACGCTCGCGCACGTGGTCACGCGCATCCGCTCCAACATCGAGCGGGTGATCGAGGGCAAGCCCGACGTGGTGTCGTCCTCGCTGGTCGTGCTGCTCGCGGAGGGGCACCTGCTCATCGAGGACGTCCCGGGCGTCGGCAAGACCATGCTCAGCAAGGCGCTCGCCCGGAGCATCGACTCCACCGTGCGGCGCATCCAGTTCACGCCGGACCTGCTGCCCTCCGACGTCACCGGTGTCTCGGTCTTCAACCAGGACACCCGGGAGTTCGAGTTCCGGCCCGGCGGCATCTTCGCCAACATCGTGGTCGGCGACGAGATCAACCGCGCCTCCCCCAAGACCCAGTCGGCACTGCTGGAGTGCATGGAGGAGCGCCAGGTCACCGTCGACGGCACCACCTACCAGCTCGACACGCCCTTCATGGTCATCGCGACGCAGAACCCCATCGAGATGGAGGGCACCTACGCCCTGCCGGAGGCGCAGCGGGACCGGTTCATGGCGCGGGTGTCGGTCGGCTACCCGGTCGAGGCCGCGGAGATCGCGATGATCGCCTCGCACACCGGCGCCAGCCCCCTCGAGGACCTCGAGCCGGTGACCGACGCCGCAGAGATCCGCAAGCTCACCGCGATCGTCGGCCAGGTGCACGTCTCGGACGCCGTGCAGCGCTACGTCGTCGCGCTCACCGGCGCCACGCGTCGTACCAGCGACCTCACGCTGGGCGCGTCGCCGCGCGCGACGCTCCACCTGGTCCGCGCGGCCAAGGCGTACGCCGCCATGCACGGCCGCGACTACGTCCTGCCCGACGACGTCGTCGCCCTCGCCCGACCGGTCCTGGCGCACCGGCTGCTGCCGAGCGTCGAGGCGGCGATGAGCGGGCGCTCCACCAGCACCGTGCTGGAGGGCGTGCTCGCCTCCGTCCCGGTGCCCGACGGGCACCGGACATGA
- the mraZ gene encoding division/cell wall cluster transcriptional repressor MraZ, with amino-acid sequence MFFMGTYTPRLDEKGRLFLPAKFRERLSEGLVVTQGQENCLVVWPTDVFMQEAQRARATPMTNRSAREYARVLFAGADEGQLDKQGRISIPATLRDYASLEKDVVVIGVMDRIEIWDPARWQDFSAEAQRKFAELDEAGDD; translated from the coding sequence ATGTTCTTCATGGGCACCTACACCCCCCGGCTCGACGAGAAGGGGCGGCTCTTCCTCCCGGCGAAGTTCAGGGAGCGACTGTCGGAGGGGCTCGTGGTGACGCAGGGTCAGGAGAACTGCCTGGTCGTGTGGCCGACCGACGTCTTCATGCAGGAGGCGCAGCGCGCCCGGGCGACGCCGATGACCAACCGCTCGGCACGTGAGTACGCCCGCGTGCTCTTCGCCGGCGCGGACGAGGGACAGCTCGACAAGCAGGGGCGCATCTCGATCCCCGCGACCCTGCGCGACTACGCATCGCTCGAGAAGGACGTGGTCGTCATCGGCGTCATGGACCGGATCGAGATCTGGGACCCGGCCCGGTGGCAGGACTTCTCCGCCGAGGCCCAGCGCAAGTTCGCCGAGCTCGACGAGGCCGGGGACGACTGA
- the rsmH gene encoding 16S rRNA (cytosine(1402)-N(4))-methyltransferase RsmH, with protein MSAPRHVPVLLDRVVALLQPALDHDGAVLVDCTLGLGGHTEAVLERCTGARVIGVDRDPEALRRAGERLAPHGDRFTGVHAVYDELPDVLDDLGLASVDAVLFDLGVSSMQLDVRERGFAYAEDAPLDMRMDGTTGPTAADVLNTYSAGELTRVLRDYGEERFAKKIAHAIVRRRETEPFTTSGPLVELLYAEIPAPARRTGGHPAKRTFQALRMEVNDELAVLRRAIPAAIDAIGVGGRVVVESYHSLEDRLVKQAFTAATRSTVPIDLPFVPEGSEPALRLVTRGAEQADEDEIAQNPRAASVRLRAIERLRASQGAAS; from the coding sequence ATGAGCGCGCCCCGCCACGTCCCGGTGCTGCTCGACCGGGTCGTCGCCCTCCTGCAGCCCGCCCTCGACCACGACGGCGCCGTCCTCGTCGACTGCACCCTCGGTCTCGGCGGCCACACCGAGGCGGTCCTGGAGCGCTGCACCGGCGCCCGGGTCATCGGTGTCGACCGCGACCCCGAGGCGCTGCGCCGGGCCGGCGAGCGGCTCGCGCCGCACGGCGACCGCTTCACCGGCGTCCACGCCGTGTACGACGAGCTGCCCGACGTGCTCGACGACCTCGGGCTCGCCAGCGTCGACGCCGTCCTGTTCGACCTCGGCGTGTCCTCCATGCAGCTCGACGTGCGCGAGCGGGGCTTCGCCTACGCCGAGGACGCCCCGCTCGACATGCGGATGGACGGCACCACCGGCCCCACGGCGGCCGACGTGCTCAACACCTACTCCGCCGGAGAGCTGACCCGCGTGCTCCGCGACTACGGCGAGGAGCGGTTCGCCAAGAAGATCGCCCACGCGATCGTGAGGCGCCGCGAGACCGAGCCGTTCACCACCTCCGGCCCGCTGGTCGAGCTGCTGTACGCCGAGATCCCGGCGCCGGCGCGCCGTACCGGCGGGCACCCGGCCAAGCGGACCTTCCAGGCCCTGCGCATGGAGGTCAACGACGAGCTGGCCGTGCTCCGTCGAGCGATCCCCGCGGCGATCGACGCCATCGGGGTCGGCGGCCGCGTGGTGGTCGAGTCCTACCACTCCCTCGAGGACCGGCTGGTCAAGCAGGCGTTCACCGCCGCGACCCGGTCCACCGTCCCGATCGACCTGCCGTTCGTGCCCGAGGGGAGCGAGCCGGCCCTGCGCCTGGTCACCCGCGGTGCCGAGCAGGCCGACGAGGACGAGATCGCCCAGAACCCGCGAGCGGCCTCCGTCCGCCTGCGTGCCATCGAACGGCTTCGCGCATCCCAGGGAGCAGCCTCATGA
- a CDS encoding penicillin-binding protein 2, with the protein MRRTRPTSGRRGALRGSPQLRLRVGFILIAIVLSVFGGRLVQLQGLDPRSYAAMAAAEGTEKVVLPAVRGDIVDRNGKPLADSVDGLMVVADPFLTADKAQEMATFLARRLDVDYVQTLERLREEDSRYEYIARQVPSTLATDVLSEARELGYDGLITQRDPVREYPAGDVAANIVGALGTPDPEKGDQPLVGLELALNSWLAGTDGSARYAVGGGNKLPLGENVEVPPVDGKDVETTLDREMQWYAQRVLRQTVEDAGGTSGYAVVLDTRTGDVLALADTPTFDANAPELADKPDLVSRALGDVYEPGSVEKVLTVAGLLDAGKVTPRTKITVPPLLHRQDRPIGDWWDHEEIKLTLAGVLAKSSNIGTVLAADNFDEGQMRDYLVDFGLGSRTGLGVPGESAGILPDGSAWTSQTEDRIAFGQALSVNAMQMAAAVNTIANGGVRVDPSIIRGTATLTDGTEVGTGTATRRRVVSEQAARQTARMMELVVDPDVGVAPAAAVPGYRVAGKTGTAQRAVDGGYEGTTVSFAGFAPADEPRFTVYVVVQEPDAGGGGSVAGPAFAKLMSYALRRYGVPPTGTEPSRLPVEW; encoded by the coding sequence GTGCGACGTACCCGCCCGACCAGCGGACGGCGCGGCGCCCTGCGCGGGTCCCCGCAGCTCCGGCTGCGCGTGGGGTTCATCCTGATCGCGATCGTGCTGTCGGTCTTCGGTGGCCGGCTGGTGCAGCTGCAGGGCCTGGACCCGCGGTCGTACGCCGCGATGGCGGCCGCCGAGGGCACCGAGAAGGTCGTCCTCCCCGCGGTCCGCGGCGACATCGTCGACCGCAACGGCAAGCCGCTCGCGGACTCCGTCGACGGGCTGATGGTCGTCGCCGACCCCTTCCTGACCGCTGACAAGGCCCAGGAGATGGCGACGTTCCTCGCCCGTCGGCTCGACGTCGACTACGTGCAGACGCTCGAGCGGCTCCGCGAGGAGGACAGCCGGTACGAGTACATCGCCCGGCAGGTCCCCTCCACCCTCGCCACGGACGTGCTCAGCGAGGCACGTGAGCTCGGGTACGACGGCCTCATCACGCAGCGCGACCCGGTGCGGGAGTACCCCGCCGGCGACGTGGCCGCGAACATCGTCGGCGCCCTCGGCACCCCCGACCCGGAGAAGGGCGACCAGCCGCTCGTCGGTCTCGAGCTCGCCCTCAACTCCTGGCTCGCCGGCACCGACGGCTCGGCCCGCTACGCAGTGGGCGGCGGCAACAAGCTCCCGCTCGGCGAGAACGTCGAGGTGCCGCCGGTCGACGGCAAGGACGTCGAGACGACGCTGGACCGCGAGATGCAGTGGTACGCCCAGCGCGTGCTGCGCCAGACCGTGGAGGACGCCGGCGGCACGTCGGGCTACGCGGTGGTCCTGGACACCCGCACCGGCGACGTGCTCGCGCTGGCCGACACCCCGACGTTCGACGCGAACGCGCCGGAGCTCGCCGACAAGCCCGACCTGGTCTCCCGCGCCCTCGGCGACGTCTACGAGCCCGGGTCGGTGGAGAAGGTGCTGACCGTCGCAGGCCTCCTCGACGCCGGCAAGGTCACGCCCCGGACCAAGATCACGGTGCCCCCGCTGCTGCACCGCCAGGACCGCCCGATCGGCGACTGGTGGGACCACGAGGAGATCAAGCTGACCCTGGCCGGGGTGCTGGCCAAGTCCTCCAACATCGGCACGGTGCTCGCGGCCGACAACTTCGACGAGGGGCAGATGCGCGACTACCTCGTCGACTTCGGGCTCGGGTCCCGCACCGGTCTCGGCGTGCCCGGCGAGTCGGCCGGCATCCTGCCCGACGGCAGCGCGTGGACCAGCCAGACCGAGGACCGCATCGCGTTCGGCCAGGCGCTCTCGGTCAACGCGATGCAGATGGCCGCCGCGGTCAACACCATCGCCAACGGCGGCGTGCGGGTCGACCCCAGCATCATCCGGGGGACCGCCACGCTCACCGACGGCACCGAGGTCGGCACCGGCACCGCGACCCGCCGGCGCGTGGTCAGCGAGCAGGCCGCCCGCCAGACGGCGCGGATGATGGAGCTGGTCGTCGACCCCGACGTCGGAGTCGCCCCCGCCGCGGCGGTGCCCGGCTACCGGGTCGCCGGCAAGACCGGCACGGCCCAGCGTGCGGTCGACGGCGGCTACGAGGGCACCACGGTGTCCTTCGCCGGCTTCGCCCCGGCGGACGAGCCGCGGTTCACCGTGTACGTCGTCGTGCAGGAGCCCGACGCGGGCGGCGGCGGCTCGGTCGCGGGCCCCGCCTTCGCCAAGCTGATGAGCTACGCGCTGCGCCGGTACGGCGTCCCGCCCACGGGCACCGAGCCGTCGCGCCTGCCGGTCGAGTGGTGA
- a CDS encoding UDP-N-acetylmuramoyl-L-alanyl-D-glutamate--2,6-diaminopimelate ligase gives MTSPLRPRHPRRTSLSDLVAEVGGLHLADPSEEGAATTVTGVSLSSQRVVPGDLYAALPGARAHGVDYAGPAVEAGAVAVLSDAAGASRAAGLGVPVLVAEDPRALLGRLAAHVYGDPATRMRMVGVTGTQGKTTTTRLAETGLHAAGVAAAVIGTVGTRVKGVDVRTTLTTPEAPDLHGLFAAMVEQDVEACAMEVSSHALVMGRVDGIVFDVAVFLNLGRDHLDFHADVEDYFRAKAALFTPERARLALLNVDDEHGRRLVREATVPVRTFSATGAEADWRAVDVELHPHGSRFRVLGPDGLEVAAACPIPGGFNVANTLAAVAACAEAGLGAARVADGIASGAGVPGRLERVEAGQDFVVVVDYAHKPDAVEAAVAALRPVTEGRLLVVLGAGGDRDPGKRPIMGEIASRLADVLVVTDDNPRTEDPAAVRAAVLAGATGGAEVLEVGDRRAAIREALARARAGDVVLVAGKGHETGQEVAGVVHPFDDREVVREELEAVRS, from the coding sequence ATGACGAGCCCCCTCCGGCCGCGGCACCCGCGGCGCACGTCCCTGTCCGACCTCGTCGCCGAGGTCGGCGGCCTCCACCTCGCCGACCCCTCCGAGGAGGGCGCGGCGACCACCGTCACCGGTGTGTCGCTGAGCTCCCAACGCGTCGTGCCGGGCGACCTGTACGCCGCGCTGCCGGGCGCTCGGGCCCACGGCGTCGACTACGCCGGCCCGGCGGTCGAGGCGGGCGCGGTCGCCGTCCTCAGCGACGCCGCTGGCGCCTCCCGCGCGGCGGGGCTCGGCGTGCCGGTGCTGGTCGCCGAGGACCCGCGCGCCCTGCTGGGCCGGCTCGCCGCCCACGTGTACGGCGACCCGGCCACCCGGATGCGCATGGTCGGCGTGACCGGCACCCAGGGCAAGACCACGACCACCCGCCTGGCCGAGACAGGTCTGCACGCGGCCGGGGTGGCCGCCGCCGTCATCGGCACCGTCGGCACGCGGGTCAAGGGCGTCGACGTGCGGACGACGCTGACGACCCCCGAGGCCCCCGACCTGCACGGCCTCTTCGCCGCGATGGTCGAGCAGGACGTCGAGGCCTGCGCGATGGAGGTCTCGAGCCACGCCCTGGTCATGGGCCGCGTGGACGGCATCGTCTTCGACGTCGCGGTGTTCTTGAACCTCGGCCGCGACCACCTCGACTTCCACGCCGACGTCGAGGACTACTTCCGCGCCAAGGCTGCGCTGTTCACCCCCGAGCGTGCCCGGCTGGCACTGCTCAACGTCGACGACGAGCACGGCCGCCGGCTGGTGCGGGAGGCCACCGTGCCGGTGCGGACGTTCTCGGCCACCGGCGCCGAGGCGGACTGGCGCGCCGTGGACGTCGAGCTGCACCCGCACGGCTCGCGGTTCCGCGTGCTGGGTCCCGACGGCCTCGAGGTCGCGGCCGCCTGCCCGATCCCGGGCGGCTTCAACGTCGCCAACACGCTCGCCGCGGTCGCGGCCTGCGCCGAGGCCGGGCTGGGCGCGGCGCGGGTCGCGGACGGCATCGCGTCCGGCGCGGGCGTGCCGGGCCGGCTCGAGCGGGTCGAGGCCGGCCAGGACTTCGTCGTGGTCGTCGACTACGCCCACAAGCCCGACGCCGTCGAGGCGGCCGTCGCCGCGCTGCGACCGGTCACCGAGGGGAGGCTGCTCGTCGTGCTCGGCGCCGGCGGCGACCGCGACCCCGGCAAGCGGCCGATCATGGGGGAGATCGCCTCCCGGCTCGCCGACGTGCTGGTCGTGACCGACGACAACCCCCGCACCGAGGACCCCGCCGCCGTCCGTGCGGCCGTGCTGGCCGGCGCGACCGGCGGTGCGGAGGTGCTCGAGGTCGGTGACCGGAGGGCCGCGATCCGCGAGGCGCTCGCCCGGGCACGCGCCGGCGACGTGGTGCTGGTGGCCGGGAAGGGGCACGAGACGGGTCAGGAGGTGGCCGGCGTGGTCCACCCGTTCGACGACCGCGAGGTCGTCCGCGAGGAGCTGGAGGCGGTGCGGTCGTGA
- the murF gene encoding UDP-N-acetylmuramoyl-tripeptide--D-alanyl-D-alanine ligase → MTLDEVAEVVGGTVDGDGTTQVTGPAYLDSREPVVGGLFVAIAGERVDGHAYAADAHAVLGSRPTGRPGVLVDDPVAALGLLARHVVDRTGATVVALTGSQGKTGTKDYLAHVLATAAGSGVPGSTVATRGNHNNELGVPLTVLRATADTTHLVVEMGARGVGHVEYLCRVAPPVVAAVLNVGTAHIGEFGSREAIAQAKGEIVEALPGAGTAVLNADDPLVAAMAPRTAARVLTFGEAGDVSWRGLELDELGRPTFELGHRGTWHPVALRQVGAHQVANAAAAAAMALALGLDLADVAAALGTAESASRWRMELRERADGLVVLNDAYNANPASTVAAIDALAAIGRRSTRRTVAVLGEMRELGPTSHEDHVAVGRAAAEAGVDVVVAVGEPAAGIAEGARQVAGWTGEAMLTAGRDEALTWVRENASAGDAVLVKASRGAALEVVAEGLLEEAT, encoded by the coding sequence ATGACGCTCGACGAGGTGGCCGAGGTGGTCGGCGGGACCGTCGACGGCGACGGCACCACCCAGGTGACCGGCCCGGCGTACCTCGACAGCAGGGAGCCGGTCGTCGGCGGGCTCTTCGTCGCGATCGCGGGGGAGCGGGTCGACGGGCACGCGTACGCCGCCGACGCCCACGCCGTGCTCGGCAGCAGGCCCACGGGGCGCCCCGGCGTGCTCGTCGACGACCCGGTCGCGGCGCTCGGGCTGCTGGCGCGCCACGTCGTGGACCGCACGGGCGCGACCGTCGTCGCCCTGACCGGCTCCCAGGGCAAGACCGGCACCAAGGACTACCTCGCCCACGTGCTGGCCACCGCGGCCGGCAGCGGCGTGCCCGGGAGCACCGTCGCCACGCGCGGGAACCACAACAACGAGCTGGGCGTGCCGCTGACCGTCCTGCGCGCGACCGCCGACACCACCCACCTCGTCGTCGAGATGGGCGCTCGCGGCGTCGGGCACGTCGAGTACCTCTGCCGGGTCGCGCCCCCGGTCGTCGCCGCGGTCCTCAACGTCGGCACCGCGCACATCGGCGAGTTCGGCAGCCGCGAGGCGATCGCGCAGGCCAAGGGCGAGATCGTCGAGGCCCTCCCGGGCGCCGGCACCGCCGTCCTCAACGCCGACGACCCGCTGGTCGCCGCGATGGCGCCCCGCACGGCCGCCCGGGTGCTGACCTTCGGCGAGGCCGGCGACGTCAGCTGGCGGGGGCTGGAGCTCGACGAGCTCGGCCGGCCGACCTTCGAGCTCGGCCACCGGGGCACCTGGCACCCGGTCGCACTGCGCCAGGTCGGTGCCCACCAGGTGGCCAACGCCGCCGCGGCCGCGGCGATGGCGCTGGCCCTCGGCCTCGACCTCGCCGACGTCGCGGCCGCGCTCGGCACCGCGGAGAGCGCGTCGCGCTGGCGGATGGAGCTGCGCGAGCGCGCGGACGGGCTCGTGGTGCTCAACGACGCCTACAACGCCAACCCCGCCTCGACCGTCGCCGCGATCGACGCCCTCGCCGCCATCGGCCGGCGCAGCACGCGTCGTACCGTCGCGGTGCTGGGGGAGATGCGCGAGCTCGGGCCGACCAGCCACGAGGACCACGTCGCCGTCGGCCGGGCCGCCGCCGAGGCCGGGGTGGACGTCGTCGTCGCCGTCGGCGAGCCCGCCGCGGGCATCGCGGAGGGCGCGCGCCAGGTGGCCGGGTGGACCGGTGAGGCGATGCTCACGGCGGGGCGGGACGAAGCACTGACCTGGGTGCGGGAGAATGCTTCGGCCGGGGACGCCGTCCTCGTCAAGGCCTCGCGCGGAGCCGCGCTCGAGGTCGTCGCGGAGGGACTTCTGGAGGAAGCGACGTGA
- the mraY gene encoding phospho-N-acetylmuramoyl-pentapeptide-transferase, whose amino-acid sequence MRAVLLGGGLALLISLLGTRVAITQFTRMGYGQEIRDDGPTSHHTKRGTPTMGGVVIIAATVLGYFAAKLITTSQPSASALLLLFLFVGMGLVGFLDDFIKISKQRSLGLRSKAKMVGQTVIALVFGFLALSPWLEDDRGRTPASHSISFIRDFASFALPTVVVLALIWLIVTATSNAVNLTDGLDGLATGASVMVFGAYTLVNIWQNNQSCEISPGATCYEVRDPLDLAVIAAAITGACFGFLWWNASPAQIFMGDTGSLALGSALAGFAILTRTELLLIILGGVFVVETLSVMLQVGWFRISGGKRIFRMAPIHHHFEMLGWEQVTVVIRFWIVTGLCVAAGLGIFYAEWVAGI is encoded by the coding sequence GTGAGAGCCGTACTGCTCGGGGGTGGGCTCGCCCTGCTCATCTCCCTGCTCGGCACCCGGGTCGCGATCACCCAGTTCACGCGGATGGGCTACGGCCAGGAGATCCGCGACGACGGGCCGACCAGCCACCACACCAAGCGCGGGACGCCGACCATGGGCGGCGTCGTGATCATCGCCGCGACCGTGCTGGGCTACTTCGCCGCGAAGTTGATCACGACGAGCCAGCCGTCCGCGTCCGCGCTGCTGCTGCTCTTCCTCTTCGTCGGCATGGGCCTCGTGGGCTTCCTCGACGACTTCATCAAGATCTCCAAGCAACGCAGCCTCGGCCTGCGCAGCAAGGCGAAGATGGTCGGCCAGACCGTCATCGCCCTCGTCTTCGGCTTCCTGGCGCTCTCGCCGTGGTTGGAGGACGACCGCGGACGGACGCCCGCCTCGCACAGCATCTCCTTCATCCGTGACTTCGCCTCCTTCGCGCTCCCGACGGTCGTCGTGCTCGCGCTGATCTGGCTGATCGTCACCGCCACCTCGAACGCCGTGAACCTCACCGACGGGCTCGACGGCCTCGCCACCGGGGCCAGCGTGATGGTCTTCGGCGCCTACACGCTGGTGAACATCTGGCAGAACAACCAGTCCTGCGAGATCTCGCCGGGCGCCACCTGCTACGAGGTGCGCGACCCGCTCGACCTCGCCGTCATCGCCGCGGCGATCACCGGTGCCTGCTTCGGCTTCCTGTGGTGGAACGCCTCGCCCGCGCAGATCTTCATGGGTGACACCGGCTCGCTGGCGCTGGGCAGCGCGCTCGCCGGGTTCGCGATCCTCACCCGGACCGAGCTGCTCCTGATCATCCTCGGCGGCGTCTTCGTCGTGGAGACCCTCTCGGTGATGCTGCAGGTCGGCTGGTTCCGGATCAGCGGCGGCAAGCGGATCTTCCGGATGGCGCCCATCCACCACCACTTCGAGATGCTCGGCTGGGAGCAGGTCACGGTGGTGATCCGGTTCTGGATCGTCACCGGTCTCTGCGTCGCCGCCGGCCTGGGCATCTTCTACGCCGAGTGGGTGGCCGGGATCTAG